ATTTTTTCTAAGAATTAGGTTTAAATACATACTTttaaaaaagattgaaaatattaaaaataactaacaaaaaataaattaaagtgagGTGGGATGGGACGGAGTTGAATTGAGTTGGGTTGGGAATGgatgtattaaaaaataataattttttaaattatacgtCCATAGTAAAGCAGGGGAAGTAGTGGAGTAAATCGTGATAACTGTAGAGTAATagtgaatttaacaaaatttacctTCGTTTCACTGCATTATCATCCCTAATTTCACTTTCAAACACTCACCTTTCGTTTCAAGAACAAAGCCTGGAAGTCGAGAAATCTCGATAAGAGAACCCGATGTAAGCTTAATATCATCTGATGCTTGTCCCATGACCCTATCATCAATAGAAAAAGTTAATTCAAAACTCGGatacttaaaagaaaaataaagaatcgGAGCAACGAGTTATTACTTGTTGTCTAACTCATCATTCTTCTTCCCACCATTCAGTTTCTTGATGGATGCTCCCAGACCTTCCCCAAAGTTCTTTCTCACCATGCTAATGGTGAGGCTTGAATACACAATCGCCAACCTTACCACAATTTCCACATCACTGTCGATCACCATTTGATAGAGCTCTTTTGTGGGTTTTTCTGGGGCTTTCCCAATCTTTGACTTCAACAAATCTTTCAGCTTCTCATTATCAGCGTACattcctttaaaaaaaaatttaacaatgacatgatgattttattaaaatttttatctatttttataattaaaaattgatcTCTATAagttaaagaattataattgtaTAATTATTCTGTTTGtcatgttaatttttaataataataataaataaaatttttaataaaaaaatttaattttttttattttaagaattaatttatttatttttaattaaaagggACACAAAAACAATTTGACTTACATGATTTATTTGATTTACCATAGCTATAAACTTTGATGCCGAATCCTAGCATGGATTTCTTCCTAAGACCAACACAATTGAGCTGTTTCCCATCATCCAATTTAACAGGAAAAGAAACCCCAGTTTTTGGTTCAACTGCAACTTCCTCAGTTCCATTTGTTTCCTTTTCATCATTGGTTACTTCTTGAGCAGCTTTGGCAATTGTATTCTCAGAACTGGTCGCCATTGTTGAAAACTTAAAATAACTTTACGACAAAAATGGAAATTGAAAACAATAAAGATGGTTTTATGTTGGTGTGgttgctttgaaaatttgaagagaaccCTAAGGTTTATATAGATGGAAGATGTAAATAGGAAGATAAGAAACACATTTAATTGGAAATTTATCAGCATTTTTATCTTACAGGCCTACCTTGGTATCAGCATcggataaaaaaatagaaatttgtaAAGAATCAATCACACATATCAAGGGGGAACACATCTCTTATGAAATCCTGACTTGTCAATGTTAAATTGGTTCTGGGTTTTGGCCATTTATGTACTTCGAAGTGCTCAATCCACCTTCACCTATCAACTTAAACAAAATGCCACATTTTCAACttattaaaacatcaaaatccaCCAATAACTCTTTGATTTTTACCATGTGATACCATCATTCATTTAAGATTTCAAATACAAATCTGAGTTGGTTTATTAAAATAGTAAGTATTTtctcttaaaatttatcaatttaaaattatcttTATATGATGTGAAATACGATTGATATAgaaaatttttgacaaaaaattacCAACAACAGTAATGCTTAAACTAGAATTTTTTAAGTTGAAAAAATAATTGGATTAAATGCTTAAACTAGAattttttaagttgaaaaataattggattaaactttttaaaatttaaaatacaaggaCCAAATCTCAAATTCTATACAAAT
The Gossypium hirsutum isolate 1008001.06 chromosome A07, Gossypium_hirsutum_v2.1, whole genome shotgun sequence genome window above contains:
- the LOC107926418 gene encoding fatty-acid-binding protein 1 isoform X1, with the translated sequence MATSSENTIAKAAQEVTNDEKETNGTEEVAVEPKTGVSFPVKLDDGKQLNCVGLRKKSMLGFGIKVYSYGMYADNEKLKDLLKSKIGKAPEKPTKELYQMVIDSDVEIVVRLAIVYSSLTISMVRKNFGEGLGASIKKLNGGKKNDELDNKVMGQASDDIKLTSGSLIEISRLPGFVLETKVMGEVISKVESELLCRAYINMYLGDDPLDKDAKDKFGISLISLF
- the LOC107926418 gene encoding fatty-acid-binding protein 1 isoform X2, whose product is MATSSENTIAKAAQEVTNDEKETNGTEEVAVEPKTGVSFPVKLDDGKQLNCVGLRKKSMLGFGIKVYSYGMYADNEKLKDLLKSKIGKAPEKPTKELYQMVIDSDVEIVVRLAIVYSSLTISMVRKNFGEGLGASIKKLNGGKKNDELDNKVMGQASDDIKLTSGSLIEISRLPGFVLETKGECLKVKLGMIMQ